In one Chiloscyllium punctatum isolate Juve2018m chromosome 47, sChiPun1.3, whole genome shotgun sequence genomic region, the following are encoded:
- the LOC140468655 gene encoding NACHT, LRR and PYD domains-containing protein 12-like: MAETTVQLNEEENSVTEKLCGNDTCNDIKPTDAANEYSARQPHPNETQENVKNVSDIPVRHGDYMDPYMREEFRNMTTDSASFLHNTETQDGVNVQLPQKTQQDKLQHCSGRHVKNLAKFFEQQIPQNELDKVKSAPANPNPKRDPKTTGRQQEENISISVPSDNMPPVARNSLFDTPGRIKRSVTDLTRQHKDYLRTKNENLTITGENRIIRRFPLSERYTKVTIVPSLGEQEQTKKSLKTTSMADGELWRKAEQNHREEIPLDRLLRKHCNQTGGTGATLIIGPSGFGKSTTIKKIIHGWAAGEMYREIDVIFPFKVQQLNSIEGETCLNELISDFFPNFTNYLDFLWNKPEKILFIFDDLDLFQKPIDFTEMPSDNDDGSQSFGPEHLCEISHIVCSLIKGQLLNGCSVLGTSSPWKLQALGKVETNQVVNILGFSAESRKQYFQRCSVAGQLASNTLDYIEQNEMLYAMCYIPGFCSVLCSILETQQKERAQIPAFTTCTRVFFTYFTCSMKKCYYEDVIVHEMILKLGSLAYWGICNETIVFKRGQFNQHKLYISNWISGFMMEIQDNYGIGYFFTHSTLKDFVAALFKCQSTPADQVKKILTEWHNCTDDRFKFVSRFFIGLSSPNSLKQIGFYWGELHSETASNVSEWLREKFNSYVHNLESERNQKGLLEILYCLLEFGDATLLKAVLTPVKTLRFTKYHLQSFDCMVLSKALMMVQEIEELDLDNCGIGNEGIHQLESVLRKCEVLSLKSNNLTDCCVETLISALRENTVLLKLDVSNDDQNDGNANRLTDKSIHALSQFIQNSTQIKEIRLMNNQFSEEGLQRLKSIPVSNDLTVISE; this comes from the exons ATATTCCTGTTCGGCATGGAGATTACATGGACCCTTACATGCGTGAAGAATTTAGAAACATGACAACTGACTCAGCAAGTTTCCTTCATAACACGGAGACCCAGGATGGTGTAAACGTTCAATTACCTCAGAAAACACAGCAGGATAAACTGCAGCATTGTAGTGGCAGACATGTTAAAAATTTGGCCAAATTTTTCGAACAGCAAATACCTCAGAATGAACTGGACAAAGTGAAAAGTGCACCTGCAAATCCCAATCCAAAGAGAGATCCCAAAACAACTGGTCGACAGCAAGAGGAGAACATTTCAATCAGCGTTCCCAGTGACAACATGCCTCCGGTTGCAAGGAACAGTCTTTTCGACACGCCTGGGAGAATAAAGAGAAGTGTAACAG ATCTAACACGGCAGCACAAAGATTACCTTCGCACAAAGAATGAGAATCTAACAatcacaggagaaaacagaataattcGGAGATTTCCACTGAGTGAAAGATATACCAAAGTAACTATTGTTCCTTCACTGGGTGAGCAGGAACAAACAAAAAAATCATTGAAGACCACAAGTATGGCAGATGGAGAATTGTGGAGGAAAGCTGAGCAAAATCATCGGGAAGAAATACCGTTGGATAGGTTACTGAGAAAACATTGTAATCAGACAGGAGGCACTGGGGCCACTCTCATCATTGGACCGTCAGGTTTTGGAAAAAGTACCACAATAAAGAAAATAATACATGGCTGGGCAGCAGGTGAAATGTACCGAGAGATTGATGTGATATTTCCATTTAAAGTGCAGCAATTGAATTCCATCGAAGGGGAAACCTGCTTAAATGAACTGATATCAGATTTCTTCCCCAACTTCACAAACTACTTAGACTTTCTGTGGAATAAACCAGAGAAAATATTGTTCATATTCGATGACTTGGATCTTTTCCAGAAACCCATCGATTTCACCGAGATGCCGAGTGACAATGATGATGGTTCTCAGAGTTTCGGGCCTGAACATTTGTGTGAAATATCCCACATTGTGTGCAGTCTTATAAAAGGGCAGTTGCTGAATGGCTGCTCAGTGTTGGGAACAAGTTCCCCGTGGAAACTGCAGGCTCTTGGGAAAGTCGAAACAAATCAAGTTGTCAATATCCTGGGTTTCAGTGCCGAGAGCAGGAAACAATATTTTCAGCGCTGCTCTGTAGCTGGACAGCTTGCTTCAAATACTTTGGATTATATTGAGCAGAATGAGATGTTATACGCCATGTGCTATATTCCCGGCTTCTGCTCGGTTCTGTGTTCAATACTGGAAACCCAGCAGAAAGAACGAGCCCAGATACCAGCATTCACAACCTGTACAAGGGTGTTCTTCACTTATTTCACTTGTTCTATGAAGAAATGTTATTATGAAGATGTTATTGTTCATGAGATGATTCTGAAATTGGGTAGTTTAGCCTACTGGGGCATTTGCAATGAAACTATTGTGTTTAAAAGAGGCCAATTCAACCAGCACAAGCTCTATATTTCCAACTGGATCTCGGGATTTATGATGGAAATTCAAGACAATTATGGTATTGGCTACTTTTTCACTCACTCCACTTTGAAGGATTTTGTTGCTGCCCTGTTTAAATGTCAAAGTACACCAGCTGACCAAGTGAAAAAAATACTGACTGAATGGCACAACTGCACTGATGACAGGTTTAAATTTGTTTCTCGTTTTTTCATTGGCCTCTCATCACCAAATTCACTGAAACAGATTGGGTTTTACTGGGGAGAACTACACTCTGAAACAGCTTCAAATGTATCAGAGTGGCTGAGAGAAAAATTCAACAGTTATGTGCATAACTTGGAAAGTGAGAGAAACCAAAAAGGTCTCCTCGAAATATTGTATTGTCTCCTTGAATTTGGAGATGCCACGCTGCTAAAAGCTGTCTTAACTCCAGTGAAGACATTACGATTCACAAAATACCATCTTCAATCCTTTGACTGTATggttttatcaaaagccttaatGATGGTTCAGGAGATTGAAGAGCTGGATCTAGACAATTGTGGGATAGGAAATGAGGGCATCCACCAGCTGGAGTCAGTGTTACGGAAATGTGAAGTACTCAG TTTAAAATCCAACAATCTCACAGACTGCTGTGTGGAAACCTTAATCTCTGCTCTCCGTGAAAATACTGTGTTGTTGAAACTGGACGTCAGCAATGATGATCAAAATGATGGCAATGCCAACAGGCTGACAGATAAATCAATTCATGCACTGTCCCAGTTCATTCAGAATAGCACACAAATAAAAGAAATCAG GTTGATGAACAATCAATTCTCTGAGGAAGGACTGCAAAGATTGAAGTCGATTCCAGTATCAAATGATTTAACTGTAATAAGCGAATGA